The window GTCGCCTGTCCCACTACAACAAAGACACCTCTTTGAATTGAAAAAATCCACATCAACTTTATAATGATAATAAAGAAATCACCGATTTTCTTCATTCTGCTTTTACTTTTTATACTTCCATCCAGTTCCGTTTTCGCCCAGCAGGGAGAATCCATCGCCAGTCTCGATCGTCTCGTGAGTCAAATTGATTCCATGTTCCCGCCCGTGGAGGGAATTGTGATATCGGTGGACGGAGACACTCTGACTCTCGATCTGAAACAGGGACAGGCAATTAATAAAGGCGACAAACTCAATCTCATTCGTTTCGGTAAAGAAATCATCCACCCTGTCACCAAGGAAAAAGTGGGTCGTGCGGAAACTGACCTGGGAAGAATTGAGATTCTGGACGTGCGTAAGGATTTTTCCCTGGCAAAATCAACAGACCCATCCGTGACTGTTCAAGTGGGCGATGGTGTGCGCAGTCCCTTTCAAAAACTTTCCTTTCTTATCGCCCCGCCAAAATTGGAAACGACAGAAAAAGTGGACGTGGATCGACTGCGGTTGAACCTGGAAGACCGCTTGAACCGTCATCCCCGGTTCCAGGTGCCATCGTTTGCGCTGGGAGTCTGGCTTTTGGAAAATGGTTTGACCGAAAAAACCATGATGACACCCGAAAACCTGGAAAAGCTGGCGGCAAAAGTTCGGGCCGACTATATCCTCGTTCCGACAATACAGTCTATTCAAAATAAAATGGTTCTGAATTACCAGTTGTTCTCGGCGCTGGATGGAAAACTTGAAAAACAATCGAAAATATTATCGGACCAGTTGCCTCTCGCGCCCAAAGTTTCCGGAAAAATTCTGCGTCAGGAACAGGAACAAGACATCCAGTCCAGCTTTGCCCAAAAAAAGGAGAGCCTGTTGCAGTTTGTTGACAAACAGGAGTTCCCCTTTGCTGTGGTCGATTTCGATATCGGCGACATCAACGGCGACGGCAACAAGGAGTTCATCATCATCGACCGTTACCGGGTGATGATTTACAAATATGAAAATAACAAATTCAAACGCATCGCCCAGGTAAAAACCAAAAAAGGCATCAACTACTTTCTGGGTGTCGATGTGGGAGACATCAATGGCAACGGCCGGGATGAAATTTTTATCACCAATGATATGGGGAGCGGTAAACTTCAATCCTTCGTTCTGGAGTTCACTCCGGGAAGCAAGGGCCCCCAACCCATCTGGAAAGACGTCAACCTCTATTTCAGAATCATCCATCCCTATGATTCCAAACCAACTCTGCTGACTCAGAGCCCCGGATTTCAGGACCCATTCAACGGCCCCATAAAAACCATGCAATTCAAGGGCAACGGTTATCAGGAGGGAGCTGAATTAAAACTTCCGTCCATCTACGGAATGGAATTTATCATCTAC of the Nitrospinota bacterium genome contains:
- a CDS encoding VCBS repeat-containing protein, producing the protein MIIKKSPIFFILLLLFILPSSSVFAQQGESIASLDRLVSQIDSMFPPVEGIVISVDGDTLTLDLKQGQAINKGDKLNLIRFGKEIIHPVTKEKVGRAETDLGRIEILDVRKDFSLAKSTDPSVTVQVGDGVRSPFQKLSFLIAPPKLETTEKVDVDRLRLNLEDRLNRHPRFQVPSFALGVWLLENGLTEKTMMTPENLEKLAAKVRADYILVPTIQSIQNKMVLNYQLFSALDGKLEKQSKILSDQLPLAPKVSGKILRQEQEQDIQSSFAQKKESLLQFVDKQEFPFAVVDFDIGDINGDGNKEFIIIDRYRVMIYKYENNKFKRIAQVKTKKGINYFLGVDVGDINGNGRDEIFITNDMGSGKLQSFVLEFTPGSKGPQPIWKDVNLYFRIIHPYDSKPTLLTQSPGFQDPFNGPIKTMQFKGNGYQEGAELKLPSIYGMEFIIYGMTQTDLNANGLQDTILLDTDYHLRVYSADGRLIVKSNDYYGHDPRMIDVGVREDSSGVVIQGKPVNFRGRLQLVQANDKKFLLVPRNHMFGGGEFIKTAVVSNSNIVVLNVTREGFEKVFETKKQRGYLAAYQVMNLPDDKKQQVHVAIVSKEGLIGKETSTIYTYDWNN